One part of the Pecten maximus chromosome 1, xPecMax1.1, whole genome shotgun sequence genome encodes these proteins:
- the LOC117337352 gene encoding uncharacterized protein LOC117337352: MASEFGIKPLSLFSLLCVTLLCLCIHMALAGWTIDGGYEGAYPGGCTKLRGECPQFEHCIHDEEECRPGSNKCRCMYGCVLDGHYLRYEQWRSLPNRGICMCLNPTKNETKCVHHLDEF; encoded by the exons ATGGCTTCGGAATTTGGAATCAAACCTTTGAGTTTGTTTTCATTGCTATGTGTTACATTGCTATGTTTATGTATACACATGGCTTTGGCAGGCTGGACTATTGATGGAGGGTACGAAGGGGCATACCCAGGAGGATGCACGAAGCTTAGAGG AGAATGCCCACAATTTGAACACTGCATCCATGATGAAGAAGAATGTCGCCCTGGAAGTAATAAATGTCGTTGCATGTATG GCTGCGTTTTGGACGGACATTACCTACGCTATGAGCAATGGCGCAGTCTTCCAAATAGAGGCATTTGTATGTGTTTGAACCCAACAAAAAATGAG ACAAAATGCGTACACCATTTAGATGAGTTTTAG